The stretch of DNA TACGGACTTAGGGGAGCCTGAACGCAGCTCCTCGGAAGAGACTCTCAATAACTTCCAGGAAGCCGAGACACCTGGGGCGGTCTCTCCCAACCAGCCCCACCTTCCTCAGCCTCATTTGCCTCACCTTCCACAACAGAACGTTGTGATCAATGGGAATGCTCATCCACAccccctccatcaccaccatcccaTTCATGGCCACCACCTGCACCACGGGCACCACCATCCATCCCATGCCGGGGTGGCCAGTACATCTATCCCTGGAGGGCCGCCCTCAAGCCCAGTGTCCAGAAAACTCTCGGCCGCGGGAAGCTCTGACGGTGTTATGCCAGTTGCACCAACTTCTGCTGTATCATCGAGTGGCTCGCCGGCATCTGTCATGACTAGTGTCCGTGCTCCGAGTACTACCGGCAGCCTAGGTATAAATTCTGTTACGGGCACCAATACGATGAATAACGTTAACATCACTGCTGTGGGTAGTTTTAATTCTGCTGTGACCAGCAGCATGCTTGGTAGCGCTAATATAAGTGTGAGCAGTATCCCCAGTGCTGCTAGTGTGAGTGTCGGGCCTGCAGTGAGCAGCGGGGTTAATGTGAATATCTTGAGTGGCATGGGCAATGGTACGATTGCTTCCTCCGCGGCCTTTAACAGCGCTGCCAGTGCAGCAGCGGGCATGACAGTGGGGTCCGTTTCGAGTCAGCAGCAACAGCCAACCGTTAACACGTCCAGGTTCAGAGTCGTGAAGTTAGATTCTACTTCTGAGCCTTTCAAAAAAGGTCGATGGACTTGCACTGAgttctatgaaaaagaaaacgCCGCCGTACCCACCACCGAAGGGGTGGTGGTAAATAAGGTGGTGGAAAGTGTAAGACAAAACCCGACCGAAGCAACTTCCGAGAGGGAGAGCACGAGTGGGAGCTCCGTGAGCAGCAGCGTCAGCACTCTGAGTCACTACACGGAGAGTGTGGGCAGCGGAGAGATGGGCACCCTAGCAGCCCCGCCGGTGCAGCCGCAGCCGCCCCCGACCCTTCCAGGGGTGGCCCTTCCGCAGATGGACTTCAGTAGCGCCGCTCCACAGGGCATTTCAGCAGTTAGCATCCCTCAGAGTATTTCTCAGTCGCAGATCTCGCAGGTACAGTTACCGTCTCAAGAACTGGGCTATCAGCCGAAGCCAGGTCTTCAACCAGTACCTCTGCAAGCCGGTATTCAGCCGTCACCTGTTGGCGTGGTGGGTGTCACTTCGGCTTTAGGTCAGCAGCCTTCCGTCGCCAGCCTGGCTCAACCCCAACTGCCGTATTCCCAGGCGGCTCCCCCAGTGCAAGCTCCCCTGCCAGGGGCGCCACCCCAACAGGTACAATATGGCCAGCCGGCGCCAGCTGTGGCCCCTCCGATGGCCCCAAGCCACGGTACATCAGTGGCTCCGAACCCAGCCTCCGAGTATGTTCAGCCCTCACCGCTTCTCCAAACAGCGGTATCCTCTGGACAGCCCACTTCTGCAGGGATGGCCGTGGGAGCCACGGTGATTCCTATGGCTCAGCCACAGAGCATCCAGCTCCCAGTGCAGCCCGCGGCAGTGCAAGCACAACCTGCGGGGGCAGCTGGCCAACCTGTTGGCAAGGCTCACACGACAGTAGCTGCTGTACCTCCTGGCAGTCAAATCGCAAATATTGGTCAACAGACAAGCCTACCATCGGCACTGCAGCAGCCCTCCACCCAAGTCACACCTTCAGTTATCCAGCAAGGTGCTCCTCCGTCTTCACAGATAGTGCCACCTGCTCCAGTTGCGATGCTTCATCAGGGAGTTCAGCCCAGCGCTTCAGGCCTTCCTCAACAACTGGTCATCGCACCTCAGAGTACCCTGTTACCTGTGCCTCCCCAGCCACAGGGGGTCGAGTCGGTAGCTCCAGGAGTGGTTTCGAAGCAGTTGCCTGCAGTTAGTCCTTTGCCCTCTGCTAGTAGTATTTCTGTTACGAATCAGGTTAGTTCAGCTGGTCCTTCTGGACTGCCTTCTGCCCCGACAAACTTGGTCCCGTCACAGAATATAGCACAAGCCCCCGCCACTCAGAATGGTAATTTGGTTCAAAGTGTCAGTCAGCCTCCCTTGCTAGCATCTAATATAAATTTGCCTTTGGCACAACAGCTACCACTCAGTTCTGTTCAATTCTCCGCACAATCGTTAGCTCAGGCAATTGGAAGCCAAATCGAAGATGCCAGGCGCCCAGCGGAACCCTCCTTAGTTGGCTTACCTCAGACCATCAGTGGTGACAGTGGGGGAGTGTCAGCAGTTTCAGatggcagtagcagcagccttgCAGCCTCTGCTTCTCTTTTCCCGTTGAAGGTGCTACCGCTGACGACACCCCTGGTGGATGGCGAGGACGAGAGGTAAGCTCATGCCATGTTTCTGCAGGCATTCAACAGATGCAGAGTTCCTCTGTTTAGTCACTGCATATGCACAGGGTTAGTCTAAAAGCATTAtctacttttttcctctttagagGTGAACGAGCATTTTTCTGGTAAGTTTTCTAGAGCAGGAGTGTGATGGAATGGTTTCAAACTGCTTAGGAAATGGTCTAAGTAAAACGTAAACAATACTTGACAGAATGGTTTTTGAACATTAAGAGTAGGTATGGGAGCCCCAAGCGGTTTTGTTATTTATGAGATGGTTTTTTAGAATTAATTATGAACAGAAGCTTAATTTTTGCCAACCCAGCTTAATAGTTCATCTTTTCTTTTGACTTACTAAAATCGTTATGATCATctcttgggggcaggaggggaggttGTGGTTCCATTTGTTTCTCCTTCACTGGACTCGATGACCCAAAGTTCTACTGTGTGTGCTATTAGTCTGAAAAAGATCATGTTACTGCTTTTCCTAGTCAGATATTATAGGAAAGGTGACCTAAGCTGGGTTATACTGGGTTAGGTTGCTCTCAAACTAATTGACCGACTTTTGTGTACTTAATGGTCGTTTTATCTGAACAGTAAAGAAATGGGAATGGTAAAAAATGttttgtgggggaggaggggcataCACTCTTAAAAACAGCCCAATTTATCTTTGACAGTAGTAGGcagtatgtttttccttttgcatAGTAGATCAAGATGGTAGCtgttttaaagaggaaagaaagagaatgtcTTGGAGGGTTGAATTTATAGAGACATGAAACTGACTTTGTTCTCCTGCTAATCTACTCCACTTGTTCTCTTCTCTAACCAGAGAAATATAGAAAGCCTAAAATACATTACTAGACCATTGTTTTCTTAATAGGATTGGTAATAATATGGTGATCACATTTATTGAATCAAATTGTGTCTTTGAAGCTGGCTAGCTAGAAGAGTTGTGAAACCTTTCATGATACTACACGGCTTTAAATTAAGTCGATTTTTAAAGGAATGTTCTTTTCACAGATTTGCCTTACTAACCTTGATCAAAGTAATAGTTTTGATCAAGGAGTTTTGACAGAGGCTATTCATTTTCACTGTGGAACTTTGAATAAATGTGAAAGatacttaaatattttagtattggAGATTTTTGTGATTGAACTTTTATTAAGCCAGTTGGAACATTTACATTCTAAATGTATATCTGTGGTTTTCACTTTGGAAAAATTGAGCATATTTCAAAAGAATTGccattttagaaaaacaaaggcCAAATGTTTCAGTgaggccttcttttttttttaattacttaaaagATATAAGGTAAAGGCATAGttaattgaaataatttaaattcttgCCTTTGAggattcttatttttctaagtcATATATAGAATCTTGTTATCTAGCCACATGTATTCTGTATCATGTATACAAGGCTATACTTTAAAGAGAGACCTCTTCTAGGAGGTGGTTTCCTTAATAGTTATATTATAATTGTTGCTAAACCTTTAAATTTATCAAATCATGCTAATACAcatctataattttaaataattaacttaCCTCCGATATTCAGGTTTTCTAAATCTAGTGAGTGTGATCTGAGTAAAACCCCTATAAGAACAGGTATATTATGTGGATGCTAAATTTAGAGAAGTAAAAGATGGGTGGATACACAAATGAAAACCACATACTTTGAATTCAAACCTGCCATGATTTTTACTAATTACCATTGTGGTCTCCTGGcatgactttttcctttttgttttcttctcctggTGGTAGGGCATGATAGAGCTTTCCGTAACATGGTGTTCCAGACGATTAAAGTCAGATGTTGCTACTTACAACTCGGTTTTTAACTGTAGAGCTAGAGTCCCAGTTTAAGATACTAGAACAAAATTTTTCCATATAGCAACTGAGGTGAGGACTAATGAGGGGCAAATTATGTAGAAAGGTTTGAAATTAAAGGGGCAAAACAGATACTGAGAAATATGATTAAATATTGGTGTACAGTAACTTGAGTTGACTGTACCTGTTTTGAATTAACCACATATTTGAGCTTTTGTTAACATCCTTTAAATTCTGTAATACCAAAATGACCCCTAAAATAGCTGTAAAGGTCAGATCTGATAaatttgtgtattattttcttGGCATTTTACTGCAGATTATCACTGTAGTTTGGGGAAAAATTGTTAAgtgataatgattttaaaaattgtttttacttttttcttcccaTGTTAGTTTCTGTGTTGTTTGTGTCTTCTGGGCTTCACCTATGGATCTCATGGGAGAAAAGGATACATTGTAATGTCAGTATTATGACTTAGAAAACGCATTAGCAATAAAACTTTTAGGTGGTAGGATAAATGAAGATTGGctgttcttttttcatcttttgaaataatattgacacagggtaaattttaaaatgttggtaaCACATGTGTCTACTGGTGTTGGCTACTGGCAGAGACTATAAAGATTAGAAACATGGATCAGGCCTTAAGATTAtgtgtgatcttttaaaaaaaaaaaatcattctccttaaaaaggttttaatgtcttatattgggcttccctggtggctcagattcctgagtttggtccctgggttgggaagacccccctggagaagtgaatggctacccactcccgtattcttgcctagagaattccatggactaggagtctggtgggctataatccacggggttgcaaagagttggacacaactgggtggcTAGCAAACAAAACACATCATGTCTTAGGTTAGCCTTTAATGTGAACTTATTGTTACAGCACAGGGAAGATGCAGGTATTTCACACTgatgttttcagtgttttgtgATTGTTAATACAGCCTCTTCTGTGAAATTGGTCAAACTTCCATTCATCCTTCAAGACTCAGCTCAGATGTTCCCTCTGTAGCATTCTCTTCAAGAAAGGTTTGCCTTAGCCCTTTTTAGTGTTCCTCTATTCAAGGCACTGTGCatgttcaattaaaattaaatttacccattttcCCCACAAGACCGTGAATTCTTCAAGGGCAAGAGCTAAGtgttttttgaaagaattaatgAGCAGacctttctttgccttttggaTGATTTAAAACTTGTATTGTCTCTCACCTTAAGCATAACTGTTGGAGATGCAGGATCATATAATTTAatgcaacagaatgaaaagaaatttcaTACCTTAAAGTAAATTGATATTTATCTTCTAAATAGAGTACCTGTATATAGAGTAgttcctcaaatatttattaatgaggAATTTGAGCTTTCTTATCCAATAGGAGTGATACTCATTTTTGCCAGCTTCTTAGGATGGTTGCATCAGATAAAATACTTTAACTGTGAAATACTAAAttataaaatctaatttttatttatgttgtaCCTGCCCAGTTTAAAGAGCCAAATAGTTTACGTGCttatcaaaacaaagaaaagcttCCTGCCCTCTCTATTTCCCTGAAGCAATCACTTTCACCTCTTGTAGATGATGATTGTGATATTTATCTCCTAGTCTCTAAATAACCGCCTGTATTACTACTCGACGTGCAACGCAGCTAGGTGGTTAGGAGCATGGACTGCTTGGGTCTGAGCCACCCTCTGTTGTTCACCagctgcttaacctctctgttcctcGGTTTGCTCACTTTAGAAAGTGGTGAGAATAGTATCTACCGCGTAGGATTTTGTAAGAATGAAACGAATTTGGAAAGTCCTTTGAAATGTCTCTAACTCATATGCTCTAtattactgttcagttgctaagtcgtgtccaactctctgcaaccccatgaactgtagcatgtcagacttccctgtccttcactgtctcccagagtttgctcaaattaaggcccattgagtcagtgatgctgtctaaccatctcatcctctgctgcccttttttccttttgtcttcgatttttcccagcatcagggtcttttccaat from Bubalus bubalis isolate 160015118507 breed Murrah chromosome 13, NDDB_SH_1, whole genome shotgun sequence encodes:
- the TSC22D1 gene encoding TSC22 domain family protein 1 isoform X9, whose protein sequence is MHQPPESTAAAAAADMSARKMAHPAMFPRRGSGGGSASALGAAGTGVGSSAPSAEDFPPPSLLQPPPPAASSLSGPQPPPPQSLNLLSQAQLQAQPLAPGGTQMKKKSGFQITSVTPAQISASISSNNSIAEDTESYDDLDESHTEDLSSSEILDVSLSRATDLGEPERSSSEETLNNFQEAETPGAVSPNQPHLPQPHLPHLPQQNVVINGNAHPHPLHHHHPIHGHHLHHGHHHPSHAGVASTSIPGGPPSSPVSRKLSAAGSSDGVMPVAPTSAVSSSGSPASVMTSVRAPSTTGSLGINSVTGTNTMNNVNITAVGSFNSAVTSSMLGSANISVSSIPSAASVSVGPAVSSGVNVNILSGMGNGTIASSAAFNSAASAAAGMTVGSVSSQQQQPTVNTSRFRVVKLDSTSEPFKKGRWTCTEFYEKENAAVPTTEGVVVNKVVESVRQNPTEATSERESTSGSSVSSSVSTLSHYTESVGSGEMGTLAAPPVQPQPPPTLPGVALPQMDFSSAAPQGISAVSIPQSISQSQISQVQLPSQELGYQPKPGLQPVPLQAGIQPSPVGVVGVTSALGQQPSVASLAQPQLPYSQAAPPVQAPLPGAPPQQVQYGQPAPAVAPPMAPSHGTSVAPNPASEYVQPSPLLQTAVSSGQPTSAGMAVGATVIPMAQPQSIQLPVQPAAVQAQPAGAAGQPVGKAHTTVAAVPPGSQIANIGQQTSLPSALQQPSTQVTPSVIQQGAPPSSQIVPPAPVAMLHQGVQPSASGLPQQLVIAPQSTLLPVPPQPQGVESVAPGVVSKQLPAVSPLPSASSISVTNQVLPLTTPLVDGEDESFCVVCVFWASPMDLMGEKDTL
- the TSC22D1 gene encoding TSC22 domain family protein 1 isoform X6 — encoded protein: MHQPPESTAAAAAADMSARKMAHPAMFPRRGSGGGSASALGAAGTGVGSSAPSAEDFPPPSLLQPPPPAASSLSGPQPPPPQSLNLLSQAQLQAQPLAPGGTQMKKKSGFQITSVTPAQISASISSNNSIAEDTESYDDLDESHTEDLSSSEILDVSLSRATDLGEPERSSSEETLNNFQEAETPGAVSPNQPHLPQPHLPHLPQQNVVINGNAHPHPLHHHHPIHGHHLHHGHHHPSHAGVASTSIPGGPPSSPVSRKLSAAGSSDGVMPVAPTSAVSSSGSPASVMTSVRAPSTTGSLGINSVTGTNTMNNVNITAVGSFNSAVTSSMLGSANISVSSIPSAASVSVGPAVSSGVNVNILSGMGNGTIASSAAFNSAASAAAGMTVGSVSSQQQQPTVNTSRFRVVKLDSTSEPFKKGRWTCTEFYEKENAAVPTTEGVVVNKVVESVRQNPTEATSERESTSGSSVSSSVSTLSHYTESVGSGEMGTLAAPPVQPQPPPTLPGVALPQMDFSSAAPQGISAVSIPQSISQSQISQVQLPSQELGYQPKPGLQPVPLQAGIQPSPVGVVGVTSALGQQPSVASLAQPQLPYSQAAPPVQAPLPGAPPQQVQYGQPAPAVAPPMAPSHGTSVAPNPASEYVQPSPLLQTAVSSGQPTSAGMAVGATVIPMAQPQSIQLPVQPAAVQAQPAGAAGQPVGKAHTTVAAVPPGSQIANIGQQTSLPSALQQPSTQVTPSVIQQGAPPSSQIVPPAPVAMLHQGVQPSASGLPQQLVIAPQSTLLPVPPQPQGVESVAPGVVSKQLPAVSPLPSASSISVTNQVLPLTTPLVDGEDESSSGASVVAIDNKIEQAMDLVKSHLMYAVREEVEVLKEQIKELIEKNSQLEQENNLLKTLASPEQLAQFQAQLQTGSPPATTQPQGTTQPPAQPASQGSGPTA
- the TSC22D1 gene encoding TSC22 domain family protein 1 isoform X4 encodes the protein MHQPPESTAAAAAADMSARKMAHPAMFPRRGSGGGSASALGAAGTGVGSSAPSAEDFPPPSLLQPPPPAASSLSGPQPPPPQSLNLLSQAQLQAQPLAPGGTQMKKKSGFQITSVTPAQISASISSNNSIAEDTESYDDLDESHTEDLSSSEILDVSLSRATDLGEPERSSSEETLNNFQEAETPGAVSPNQPHLPQPHLPHLPQQNVVINGNAHPHPLHHHHPIHGHHLHHGHHHPSHAGVASTSIPGGPPSSPVSRKLSAAGSSDGVMPVAPTSAVSSSGSPASVMTSVRAPSTTGSLGINSVTGTNTMNNVNITAVGSFNSAVTSSMLGSANISVSSIPSAASVSVGPAVSSGVNVNILSGMGNGTIASSAAFNSAASAAAGMTVGSVSSQQQQPTVNTSRFRVVKLDSTSEPFKKGRWTCTEFYEKENAAVPTTEGVVVNKVVESVRQNPTEATSERESTSGSSVSSSVSTLSHYTESVGSGEMGTLAAPPVQPQPPPTLPGVALPQMDFSSAAPQGISAVSIPQSISQSQISQVQLPSQELGYQPKPGLQPVPLQAGIQPSPVGVVGVTSALGQQPSVASLAQPQLPYSQAAPPVQAPLPGAPPQQVQYGQPAPAVAPPMAPSHGTSVAPNPASEYVQPSPLLQTAVSSGQPTSAGMAVGATVIPMAQPQSIQLPVQPAAVQAQPAGAAGQPVGKAHTTVAAVPPGSQIANIGQQTSLPSALQQPSTQVTPSVIQQGAPPSSQIVPPAPVAMLHQGVQPSASGLPQQLVIAPQSTLLPVPPQPQGVESVAPGVVSKQLPAVSPLPSASSISVTNQVSSAGPSGLPSAPTNLVPSQNIAQAPATQNGNLVQSVSQPPLLASNINLPLAQQLPLSSVQFSAQSLAQAIGSQIEDARRPAEPSLVGLPQTISGDSGGVSAVSDGSSSSLAASASLFPLKVLPLTTPLVDGEDESSLFQCFSPTRGARSDPRTTDTAKTTESF
- the TSC22D1 gene encoding TSC22 domain family protein 1 isoform X2, whose product is MHQPPESTAAAAAADMSARKMAHPAMFPRRGSGGGSASALGAAGTGVGSSAPSAEDFPPPSLLQPPPPAASSLSGPQPPPPQSLNLLSQAQLQAQPLAPGGTQMKKKSGFQITSVTPAQISASISSNNSIAEDTESYDDLDESHTEDLSSSEILDVSLSRATDLGEPERSSSEETLNNFQEAETPGAVSPNQPHLPQPHLPHLPQQNVVINGNAHPHPLHHHHPIHGHHLHHGHHHPSHAGVASTSIPGGPPSSPVSRKLSAAGSSDGVMPVAPTSAVSSSGSPASVMTSVRAPSTTGSLGINSVTGTNTMNNVNITAVGSFNSAVTSSMLGSANISVSSIPSAASVSVGPAVSSGVNVNILSGMGNGTIASSAAFNSAASAAAGMTVGSVSSQQQQPTVNTSRFRVVKLDSTSEPFKKGRWTCTEFYEKENAAVPTTEGVVVNKVVESVRQNPTEATSERESTSGSSVSSSVSTLSHYTESVGSGEMGTLAAPPVQPQPPPTLPGVALPQMDFSSAAPQGISAVSIPQSISQSQISQVQLPSQELGYQPKPGLQPVPLQAGIQPSPVGVVGVTSALGQQPSVASLAQPQLPYSQAAPPVQAPLPGAPPQQVQYGQPAPAVAPPMAPSHGTSVAPNPASEYVQPSPLLQTAVSSGQPTSAGMAVGATVIPMAQPQSIQLPVQPAAVQAQPAGAAGQPVGKAHTTVAAVPPGSQIANIGQQTSLPSALQQPSTQVTPSVIQQGAPPSSQIVPPAPVAMLHQGVQPSASGLPQQLVIAPQSTLLPVPPQPQGVESVAPGVVSKQLPAVSPLPSASSISVTNQVSSAGPSGLPSAPTNLVPSQNIAQAPATQNGNLVQSVSQPPLLASNINLPLAQQLPLSSVQFSAQSLAQAIGSQIEDARRPAEPSLVGLPQTISGDSGGVSAVSDGSSSSLAASASLFPLKVLPLTTPLVDGEDESASLLPEVQGVILEPQIQPRPRRAFDVRGPLSPLNLWRQNIQLLERVGKGFLSTGKHPPSAKGTPLAEPSRMISVTHAATAVWKAVVNGAMHYV
- the TSC22D1 gene encoding TSC22 domain family protein 1 isoform X3, which produces MHQPPESTAAAAAADMSARKMAHPAMFPRRGSGGGSASALGAAGTGVGSSAPSAEDFPPPSLLQPPPPAASSLSGPQPPPPQSLNLLSQAQLQAQPLAPGGTQMKKKSGFQITSVTPAQISASISSNNSIAEDTESYDDLDESHTEDLSSSEILDVSLSRATDLGEPERSSSEETLNNFQEAETPGAVSPNQPHLPQPHLPHLPQQNVVINGNAHPHPLHHHHPIHGHHLHHGHHHPSHAGVASTSIPGGPPSSPVSRKLSAAGSSDGVMPVAPTSAVSSSGSPASVMTSVRAPSTTGSLGINSVTGTNTMNNVNITAVGSFNSAVTSSMLGSANISVSSIPSAASVSVGPAVSSGVNVNILSGMGNGTIASSAAFNSAASAAAGMTVGSVSSQQQQPTVNTSRFRVVKLDSTSEPFKKGRWTCTEFYEKENAAVPTTEGVVVNKVVESVRQNPTEATSERESTSGSSVSSSVSTLSHYTESVGSGEMGTLAAPPVQPQPPPTLPGVALPQMDFSSAAPQGISAVSIPQSISQSQISQVQLPSQELGYQPKPGLQPVPLQAGIQPSPVGVVGVTSALGQQPSVASLAQPQLPYSQAAPPVQAPLPGAPPQQVQYGQPAPAVAPPMAPSHGTSVAPNPASEYVQPSPLLQTAVSSGQPTSAGMAVGATVIPMAQPQSIQLPVQPAAVQAQPAGAAGQPVGKAHTTVAAVPPGSQIANIGQQTSLPSALQQPSTQVTPSVIQQGAPPSSQIVPPAPVAMLHQGVQPSASGLPQQLVIAPQSTLLPVPPQPQGVESVAPGVVSKQLPAVSPLPSASSISVTNQVSSAGPSGLPSAPTNLVPSQNIAQAPATQNGNLVQSVSQPPLLASNINLPLAQQLPLSSVQFSAQSLAQAIGSQIEDARRPAEPSLVGLPQTISGDSGGVSAVSDGSSSSLAASASLFPLKVLPLTTPLVDGEDESASLLPEVQGVILEPQIQPRPRRAFDVRGPLSPLNLWRQNIQLLERVGKG
- the TSC22D1 gene encoding TSC22 domain family protein 1 isoform X5 — protein: MHQPPESTAAAAAADMSARKMAHPAMFPRRGSGGGSASALGAAGTGVGSSAPSAEDFPPPSLLQPPPPAASSLSGPQPPPPQSLNLLSQAQLQAQPLAPGGTQMKKKSGFQITSVTPAQISASISSNNSIAEDTESYDDLDESHTEDLSSSEILDVSLSRATDLGEPERSSSEETLNNFQEAETPGAVSPNQPHLPQPHLPHLPQQNVVINGNAHPHPLHHHHPIHGHHLHHGHHHPSHAGVASTSIPGGPPSSPVSRKLSAAGSSDGVMPVAPTSAVSSSGSPASVMTSVRAPSTTGSLGINSVTGTNTMNNVNITAVGSFNSAVTSSMLGSANISVSSIPSAASVSVGPAVSSGVNVNILSGMGNGTIASSAAFNSAASAAAGMTVGSVSSQQQQPTVNTSRFRVVKLDSTSEPFKKGRWTCTEFYEKENAAVPTTEGVVVNKVVESVRQNPTEATSERESTSGSSVSSSVSTLSHYTESVGSGEMGTLAAPPVQPQPPPTLPGVALPQMDFSSAAPQGISAVSIPQSISQSQISQVQLPSQELGYQPKPGLQPVPLQAGIQPSPVGVVGVTSALGQQPSVASLAQPQLPYSQAAPPVQAPLPGAPPQQVQYGQPAPAVAPPMAPSHGTSVAPNPASEYVQPSPLLQTAVSSGQPTSAGMAVGATVIPMAQPQSIQLPVQPAAVQAQPAGAAGQPVGKAHTTVAAVPPGSQIANIGQQTSLPSALQQPSTQVTPSVIQQGAPPSSQIVPPAPVAMLHQGVQPSASGLPQQLVIAPQSTLLPVPPQPQGVESVAPGVVSKQLPAVSPLPSASSISVTNQVSSAGPSGLPSAPTNLVPSQNIAQAPATQNGNLVQSVSQPPLLASNINLPLAQQLPLSSVQFSAQSLAQAIGSQIEDARRPAEPSLVGLPQTISGDSGGVSAVSDGSSSSLAASASLFPLKVLPLTTPLVDGEDESFCVVCVFWASPMDLMGEKDTL
- the TSC22D1 gene encoding TSC22 domain family protein 1 isoform X1 gives rise to the protein MHQPPESTAAAAAADMSARKMAHPAMFPRRGSGGGSASALGAAGTGVGSSAPSAEDFPPPSLLQPPPPAASSLSGPQPPPPQSLNLLSQAQLQAQPLAPGGTQMKKKSGFQITSVTPAQISASISSNNSIAEDTESYDDLDESHTEDLSSSEILDVSLSRATDLGEPERSSSEETLNNFQEAETPGAVSPNQPHLPQPHLPHLPQQNVVINGNAHPHPLHHHHPIHGHHLHHGHHHPSHAGVASTSIPGGPPSSPVSRKLSAAGSSDGVMPVAPTSAVSSSGSPASVMTSVRAPSTTGSLGINSVTGTNTMNNVNITAVGSFNSAVTSSMLGSANISVSSIPSAASVSVGPAVSSGVNVNILSGMGNGTIASSAAFNSAASAAAGMTVGSVSSQQQQPTVNTSRFRVVKLDSTSEPFKKGRWTCTEFYEKENAAVPTTEGVVVNKVVESVRQNPTEATSERESTSGSSVSSSVSTLSHYTESVGSGEMGTLAAPPVQPQPPPTLPGVALPQMDFSSAAPQGISAVSIPQSISQSQISQVQLPSQELGYQPKPGLQPVPLQAGIQPSPVGVVGVTSALGQQPSVASLAQPQLPYSQAAPPVQAPLPGAPPQQVQYGQPAPAVAPPMAPSHGTSVAPNPASEYVQPSPLLQTAVSSGQPTSAGMAVGATVIPMAQPQSIQLPVQPAAVQAQPAGAAGQPVGKAHTTVAAVPPGSQIANIGQQTSLPSALQQPSTQVTPSVIQQGAPPSSQIVPPAPVAMLHQGVQPSASGLPQQLVIAPQSTLLPVPPQPQGVESVAPGVVSKQLPAVSPLPSASSISVTNQVSSAGPSGLPSAPTNLVPSQNIAQAPATQNGNLVQSVSQPPLLASNINLPLAQQLPLSSVQFSAQSLAQAIGSQIEDARRPAEPSLVGLPQTISGDSGGVSAVSDGSSSSLAASASLFPLKVLPLTTPLVDGEDESSSGASVVAIDNKIEQAMDLVKSHLMYAVREEVEVLKEQIKELIEKNSQLEQENNLLKTLASPEQLAQFQAQLQTGSPPATTQPQGTTQPPAQPASQGSGPTA
- the TSC22D1 gene encoding TSC22 domain family protein 1 isoform X8; amino-acid sequence: MHQPPESTAAAAAADMSARKMAHPAMFPRRGSGGGSASALGAAGTGVGSSAPSAEDFPPPSLLQPPPPAASSLSGPQPPPPQSLNLLSQAQLQAQPLAPGGTQMKKKSGFQITSVTPAQISASISSNNSIAEDTESYDDLDESHTEDLSSSEILDVSLSRATDLGEPERSSSEETLNNFQEAETPGAVSPNQPHLPQPHLPHLPQQNVVINGNAHPHPLHHHHPIHGHHLHHGHHHPSHAGVASTSIPGGPPSSPVSRKLSAAGSSDGVMPVAPTSAVSSSGSPASVMTSVRAPSTTGSLGINSVTGTNTMNNVNITAVGSFNSAVTSSMLGSANISVSSIPSAASVSVGPAVSSGVNVNILSGMGNGTIASSAAFNSAASAAAGMTVGSVSSQQQQPTVNTSRFRVVKLDSTSEPFKKGRWTCTEFYEKENAAVPTTEGVVVNKVVESVRQNPTEATSERESTSGSSVSSSVSTLSHYTESVGSGEMGTLAAPPVQPQPPPTLPGVALPQMDFSSAAPQGISAVSIPQSISQSQISQVQLPSQELGYQPKPGLQPVPLQAGIQPSPVGVVGVTSALGQQPSVASLAQPQLPYSQAAPPVQAPLPGAPPQQVQYGQPAPAVAPPMAPSHGTSVAPNPASEYVQPSPLLQTAVSSGQPTSAGMAVGATVIPMAQPQSIQLPVQPAAVQAQPAGAAGQPVGKAHTTVAAVPPGSQIANIGQQTSLPSALQQPSTQVTPSVIQQGAPPSSQIVPPAPVAMLHQGVQPSASGLPQQLVIAPQSTLLPVPPQPQGVESVAPGVVSKQLPAVSPLPSASSISVTNQVLPLTTPLVDGEDESSLFQCFSPTRGARSDPRTTDTAKTTESF